The DNA region AGCAACCGTTCTAATCCCTGTAGACTTGCTCAAGCTTTTCTGAGACAGGCTTATGACTGTTTTTGTATTTCCCAGCACATTGTGGGCACCAATATATCCCCTCATTAATTTGGTAAAATGTTAGCACCCTTCCCCTCTCTCATCTTCTTTGCCTTTGTCCATTTTGAGGGGATGGGAAGCTCACACATTTCTGAAAGATGACTCTGCTTTGTGAATTGTTCTTTACTTGAAGATGCCAAAGGCGGAGAATCAATTAACTAATGAATTTTGAGCAAATACCAAGTTCCCAGCACTGTGCTAGATGGAGAAGAGAATATAACAAAGGACGTAATCAAGTAGCTCACCAACTAGGTGGGGGTACAAAccgtatttttttaaactattgttgGGCACCTATATTTGCCAGTTGGCTCTGTGCGAAACAAAGGTAATTGATGATTACCAAATCAACGGTGCATCTCCAAGAAGTGTGTGTCTTCCTCCTACAAGGATAAGGCTCACCTGTATGGTTTCCTCTTGTCTTTTAAACcagtcttcctcttcccttcccttttttctatTACAACTTCCTGATTCCTTGTGCTCATATCAGTCTGTCTTTGCATAAATCCCAGGCATTTGTTAATAATTAACTCATTTTCCTTATGGACACCATATCCCTCACTCTGAAAGACTATTCTGCAACCCTGAAATTCCtaatttactcttttttgtttcctttttttttttttaagtaggctctacacccagtgtggaacttgaactcatgacccccaagatcaagagtcgcgtgctctacctactgagccagccaggttcctcCTGAACTTCCTGATTTAAACCTCACTTTACAGTTAGACTTGGGCTaaaatttcactcatatttgtTAGGTTAGGGGATTATTATGTAGCCTGCTTAGCCTTTTCTCAGCTGGTTGGCTGTGGTCCTTTAGATGTGGAACTTAAAAATTTAAGCTCTATTCCTGGGTTAGTACTCATATGTTATATCCTATCTCACTGTTGGGAAAGTCGTTTCATTATATGCCATGTATGAAATTAATGCTCCTTTGTCTGAGATGGCCAGCTTAGTGTCTTCAGCCATAGTACACATCTACTTAGCCTTGATCTTCATGCTTAGGAGCCTTAAGTATTGGGTTAGATTTGTGCCAAGTGTAATCTGACAGATTGTGGTAGTTATTATCCTGTATTACAGATTTATACACTAGGAAATTTATTCCTCTGATCCTGCTTTAAAAGTTCCAATTTTAAAACCTAACTAAGTGTTTCGTACAATAAGTTGAGACTGATAGCTGCGGCAAAAAGGTTAAAtgattatttctcaaaatataaatgtcaTGTAGCTAGTTCTATACCGGATAAATATCTCTTCTCACAACTACTTGATACTAGGCAGTGTGTCTTTAACTTTGTTATATGTTATAAGAGACTGCCTTCCATTGGAATCCAACCTGGTGTACAGTGATTCATGGTAAAACCATTCGCAAATGTGAAACTAAAATCttcattatattatttgtatattatttgaGGGACATCACTTTAAATTCTTGAAGGGATATTGTATTCCTACATACTTTCTGTTGAATCCTGGGCATGGTGGGATATTCTGTCTCCGCCTTCCTCCCTGTCTGTGGcataccataacaaaatacaatcTCAGCCCATTAATACCTGTCCCAGGACTGGACTAGGCAGTTCttgcctttttctcccttttctcctacTCTCTATgtattattcattcatccatcaaatgttaatttaacatttataatcCTGGTAGCTTTCTAAGAAATCCCACACCACTGAAGACAGAGATAGGGTTCTCAAATggtctgattttagctcagaatAAATTCTCCTCTCCATCTCTATTCACTTAGCACCACCTCTGAGCCTGTGTTATTATGTAGAGATTGGTGCCCGAGTGAAGCTGTCCCAAGGATATAACTCATCACAACCTGGTTTTGGCTGTTGGTTCTATGCCATCGAACAGCACATAGCAGGGGGGCCGGAGCTGGAAACGCCCACCAGCAGAGGAAAGAGTCAAGGAGCCAGAGAAACTATCTGAGTAACAataaagagcaaaagaagaaatatcactACCAAATCATTTAAAACCAAACTCCTGTAGAGTTCTATTTCCACTTAAGATATAGAAAACTGTAAGAGAACAATGCTCCCATCCTAACAAGAAGAAAAGGATAGATAATCTACAAAGATTGTTAATTTCTTGAGCCCATCAGATAGCAGAGGTTGCATGGCAGCAAAGTAAACTGGATTCCAAAGGATGACAGTCCCCCACAAGACACACAAACTGTTTCGCCTTCAGTGGAGCACCTAAGGAGGAAGCAGCCACCATAAACACTGGTAAGAAAACAGCTAAAATCGACAGATTCTTAAAGTGAGTTAGTCTGACATTCTAGAGTAACAGGGAGCCTCAGACCCAAGAGGAATCCTCATTCACATGCTCTTTGCCATAAACTGGGAGAACCATAAGAGGAACTGAGAACAGAGAGAGCCCTTCCCAGTGACACACAGGCATGAAACCCTGCCATTTCCCTGGATTCTTATTTCATACAAAGCAAAATGCTTAAGACCCTCAGGAAGAGCAGAAAActtttctgtcctcttctcttttccccaggCTCAGGCAGATATCCACTGCTTTTGAAGGAGGAGTAAAAGCAAAATCTGTCTGCCACTCGGGAAGGACAGGGAACCCTACACTGACACCAAGCAGACATATCTCGCCACTGAGGGCAGGGCATgaagctctctccctctccagatATGTTTTCCCTCATACAAGGTAGAGTTTGGTTGACATCTGGGGGGCAGGGATGCAGGAACACTGAGAAATTGCCACCTCTGAGGACCTGCCTAAGACTGAGACCAGCCCAAAAGGACAAAGAGGCCATGAGGCTTGCCCTAATAAGCAATCACAATCTTATTGATGGAGAAGGAGCAAGAGTGCAGAGAGAAACTCCCTCTGTAGTAGACGTGCAGAGACTGCTGAAGGCTGCGGGGGGTAAGAATACTGGCACCCGAGGACACTCAAGAAACAAGGTAACTGCAGCCCACAGGTGGAGGAATTTTAAAGTGTGTGATGCATTGAAGTTATCTGTAGCagcaacaaaacccaaacccagttCAGCTGCTGGCCAGATTGACTCAACACCCATATTAACTGTATGACAGTAGAAGAGGCATAGCTATTTCTGGATGTAAATAGTGTCCTTCTACATATGTTCTGCAGTCAAAACTGAGACATAGAGTAGCAAGGAAAAAACAACTCATTGTTAAACTATAAATTAGTAATTGACAGAGCAAGTAGATAAAAATTTAGCAAGCATGTGAAAGAATTGAACAACAGTAACAACCAACTTGACTTAATTAACATCTGTAGATCTCTCTAGAACATCTATAGAACACTCCACCTAATAAACAGAATACATCATTTCAAGTACACTTGGAACACTTATCAAGATAAACCATatttaggccataaaacaaacttcaacaaatattttaaagtcttcCCTGAGACCAacacagaattaaattagaagtcaTTTACAAACACATATCTGGAAATCTCCCACACACACAATTGTGCAAAACttcaacacacttctaaataactcataggtcaaagaagaaattccaagggaaattacaaaatattttgaactgaatgaaaagaaaaacactctatCAGAATTTTTGGATGCAGCTACAGTAGTGCTTAGAGGGGAATTAAGTGcttttattagaaaagaagaaagctctCAATGACCCAAGATTCTACCTTTCAAAAGttagagaaagaagagcaagTTAAGCCCAAGACAAGCATGggcataaaataataaagatcagagtaggggcgcctgggtggctcagccagttgagtgttcaacttcagctcaggtcgtgatttcacagctcatgagtttgagccccgtgtcgggctctgtgctgacagctcagagcctggagcctgctttggattctgtgtctccctctctctctgcccctaagccactcgcattctgcctctgtctctctcaaaaataaataaacattaaatttttttttaaatcagagtagAAATTGtggaaatagaaaaccaaaaatcCATGAAATCATTGAAAATCTTTGAGATGGTTAATAAACCTGGTTGGCCTCTAGCtagagcaataaaaaataaataaattactattttcAGGAACAAAAAGGAGACGTCACAAACCATGCAGATATTATGAAGCAAATAAGGGGACATTATGAGCAACTTTATAGCAATAAATTAGATAACTTGGAGGAAATGGacacatttcttaaaagacacaaagtcaaaaaagaaattaataacctAGATAGCCCTATATCTATTTATTAAGGACATTGAATTTGTAGCTAAGAACTTTTCCACAACAAAATTTCCAGGCCCCAGttgcttcactggtgaattatactaaatgtttaaggaagaagtaaaactaattCTACACATCAACTCTTTCAGAAAGTAAGAGAAGGAATACTGTCCAGCTCATTCTATTAGGCTgacattaccctaataccaaaaccagaaaaagactctagaggaaaagaaaactgcaggccaatatctcccatgaatataatgttatattgtatatacaatatataaaaaggataataaatcaTACTCAAATGCCtttatcctaggaatgcaaggttggttcagcAATGGAAAATCATTGTATTTCACCATATCAACAGatcaaaaccaaagcaaaacatatgattgtttccatatatgtaaaaaaaagaaaaaaacagttgacaaaattcaacctcccttcatgattaaaaaaaaatgcagcaaaaTAAGAACAGAAGGGAATTTTCTCAACCTGAAGTAATTGATAGCTAACATGATTCTTAATGGTGAAAGGCAAAAGGCTTTCCTTCTGATCCAGAGCAAGCAAATATGTCCACCCTCCCCTTTGATTCAACATCATACTAGAAGTTCTAGTCAGTGCATTAAccaaaggaaagaagtaaaaagtagaTGGGTTTGAAAGGAAGCAATAAAACATCCTTTATTCACAGGTGCCATGACCACCTAcgtagaaaaccccaaagaatctattttaaaaaaaatagaattaataaatcGAGTTCAGGAGGTCTAGAGGCTCCCCTGCCATTACCAAAACGGAGACTTTGTGCTGGGTCCTGTTCTTAGTGCTCGAATGCCCCAACCTGAAGCTGAAGAAGCTGCCCTGGGTATATATGCCATCGGCCATGAGGGTGTATGCTCTGGTGGTGGTGTCTTACTTCCCCATTACCAGAGGAATAATTTATGATGTTATTGTTGAACCTCCAAGTGTTGGTTCTATGACCAGTGAACATGGACATCAGAGACCAGTAGCTTTCTTGGCCTACACAGTAAATGTACAATATATTATGGAAGGACTCGCATCCAGCTTCCTGTTTACAGTGAATGGGAGGTTTAGGTTTCACAATCCCGGACCAGTCGAATGCACCAAACATTCCAAAACTCAGTAGATTTCTTCTTCTATTCATTGGATTTGTCTGTATCCTATTGAGTTTTTTCATGGGTAGAGTATTCGTGAGAATGAAACTGCCGGGCTATCTGATGGTTAAAATGCCTTATGAGACGAAATCTGTAGATATTGGATTTGTTCCTGTTAATGAAGTTTTAAAGGCTGTACCAATTCTCTGATGTGAACTACGGAAaagaatgaagcagcagaaaagaaGCATCTAGTGAAAACATAGGAAGCATGTTAAAGCTTGAACTAGAATGTCTTCTTGGTATCAAAGAGACAAGCTTATCACAGTATTTTTTCCTGCTGGCCTATGCCAACGTACAAACGATGTTAAGTAGCATTTTCCtcttagtttttcatttcttaaagaaaatattctccaTTTCTACAACTTTAATACTGAATAAAGTGATAATTTTTTACAGCTCCCTTAACATTTTTGGAGAGGATATTTGTGActcaaaattaatgtaaaatcaGGAAATGAGATACCATAAGCTGGGAACTCTGGACAGATGATCAGCTTTACCTGTGGTGCTTTACCTTTAAATAGAGTGtgtgctctggaaaacagtgtggaggttcctcaaaatattaaaaatagacctaccctatgacccagcagtagcactgctaggaacttacccaaggggtacaggagtactgatgcataggggcaattgtaccccaatgttgatagcagcactctcaacaatagccaaattatggaaagatcctaaatgtccatcaactgatgaatgggtaaagaaattgtggtttatatacacaatggagtactacatggcaatgagaaagaacgaaatatggccctttgtagcaacgtggatggaactggagagtgtgatgctaagtgaaataaaccatacagagaaagacaaataccatatgttttcactcttatgtggatcctgagaaacttaacagaaacccatgggagaggggaagggaaaaaaaaataggttagagtgggagagagccaaagcataagagactcttaaaaactgagaacaaactgagggttgatggggggtgggagggaggggagggtaggtgatgggcattgaagagggcatcttttgggatgagcactgggtgttgtatggaaaccaatttgacagtaaatttcatatattaaagtaagtaagtaagtaaataaataaataaataaataaataaataaagtgtgtgACAGTATGTTATTTCAGATGTGTCTGCAAGACCATTTCCTGCACAATAAAGTGTATGAAAGGagcagaaataatttttctaactaagacaaacaaataataaaagaaaataaattgagttCAGCAAGTTTGCAGGATAGaaagtttaccaaaaaaaattccTATACACTGGTAATGAACAGTTGGAGActgaaagttaaaaacacaagGTCAGTATACAGATAtcagttgttttcctttataCTTGCAATGAACCAACTGGAAgtcaaaattgttaaaaatacGATTTATAGTAGCCTCAAAATTAAATTCTTAAGGgtaaatcaaaataaatggatagagaTACTGTTGTTCATTGATCAAAAGACTTGATGTTGTTAAGCTCTCCAGTCTCCTCAAATTGATTTATATGTactcccaatcaaaattccagcagggctttctgaaaaaatttacaagctgattctaaaagttatatggaaaagcaaaggacccgGATGGAGGACACACCCTTACTTCAGGACTTACTATAAAGTTACAGACattaagacaatgtggtattgatGAAGAGATAGGTGTATAAATCAGCAAAACTTGGTAGataacccagaaatagacccaattACAAATGCTTGCTTGGGTGATCAATAAAGAGCAGTtgtaggttcacagcaaaattgaggggaaggtacagagattttccatatacctCTTACCCCATGTATAGTCTGCCTCTAAAGAACCTTGTTCTAAAGAACAAACATGCTCCCTGTGTGTTTCTCCTTTACTCTCACACTACTACCACACTTCACTGCTGGTCACTGTGTGTTGTGAGTTTTTCCTCACAACAAGCAATTCTCTGTGATACCAGCTGAATGTTCTTCCACTTAATTCAATTCAGACACTATCTACCTTCccttcagtcccacaagactacACCTCTgccttcagatgccagtcacaagtcccAAGTTGTCACCTGCACTTCTGACCAACCATCTATAAATTGTGGTTTCATGACCCCTTCttgggtttgataatttgctagagtggctcccAGAACTCAAGGAAACACTTAGGTTTACTGGTTTAAtataaaaggatatgataaagggtACAGATGAACATGGAGATGGAAaagatacactggaccagatatgggggaaggggaacagagtttCCATGCCCTTACCAGTACCACCTGTTACATATTTCCAGGTGTTCAGCAGCCCAGAAGTTCTCTGAACCCCATACTTGgaggatttttatggaggcttcattacataggcatgattgatcattaactcaatctc from Lynx canadensis isolate LIC74 chromosome F1, mLynCan4.pri.v2, whole genome shotgun sequence includes:
- the LOC115505497 gene encoding LOW QUALITY PROTEIN: oligosaccharyltransferase complex subunit OSTC-like (The sequence of the model RefSeq protein was modified relative to this genomic sequence to represent the inferred CDS: deleted 1 base in 1 codon; substituted 1 base at 1 genomic stop codon), yielding IEFRRSRGSPAITKTETLCWVLFLVLECPNLKLKKLPWVYMPSAMRVYALVVVSYFPITRGIIYDVIVEPPSVGSMTSEHGHQRPVAFLAYTVNVQYIMEGLASSFLFTXMGGLGFTIPDQSNAPNIPKLSRFLLLFIGFVCILLSFFMGRVFVRMKLPGYLMVKMPYETKSVDIGFVPVNEVLKAVPIL